A section of the Echeneis naucrates chromosome 12, fEcheNa1.1, whole genome shotgun sequence genome encodes:
- the nup155 gene encoding nuclear pore complex protein Nup155 yields the protein MPSSAGPGSLAAALAEALENSARLIDKHLQDDRCFPDLSELLSVPSHNMPSISGVSDMDYPLQGPGLLSVPNLPELSAVRRVPLPPELVEQFSHMQCNCMMGVFPEICRAWLTIDNDIFMWNYEDGGDVAYFDGLIETILAVGLVKPKQGILQPHIHYLLVLATSVDVVILGLSFPKSQAGLNDSMSGGMQLLPDPLFSIPTDNTYILSITSTDLGRIFMAGKDGCLYEIAYQAEAGWLSQRCRKINHSKSSLSFLIPSVLQFSFSEDDPIVQIAIDNSRNTLFTRSEKGVLQVYDLGADGQGMSRVATMSQNSIVAAAGNIARTIDRSVFKPIVQMSVIDRSESTDCHLLAVTHAGVRLYFSTTPFAAPHQKHVAFRPSLLALVHVRLPPGFSASSTLQKPAKVHKALHNKGVLLMAASETEDNDILWCINHDSFPFKKPLMETQMMSNVDGHSWALCAINEERPTKIFSPLNKEQIPITDSPVVVQQHNIPPQKFVLLSAKGSHIFQKLRPVDQLRHLLVSCAGGESEEIERFFKLHREEQACATALILACSSAASDREVSQWATGAFFRYGGEAQMRFPAAMASPSNVGPVMSSPAPGMVPPALATPFAPMPSGSAPITPMSVGPEVIFSGKHNGICIYFARILGNIWDGSLAVEKTLSKGNQAVTILESSVGSYDLELVLLELYGLREFLDKNSQFSPSSLGAASFSSPANLQQRLLGFMRPDGASSQQVQQELQRKYQTKAQVYDKVSLQGIQQLVHCSYQTLALWKLLCDHQFSLIMSELPKEFQEQIKGASFKDVVIQGKELSGALITALINVYIKDNAPVDAISNHLRDICPLLYSSDDSVCSKANELLQSSKQVQNKADKERTLRESLRLYQQISQHTDLPLVCSQYRQVRFYEGVLELCLTAADKKDPQRLGPHFYKNGEPEEDRTGQQAFQERLSCYKCITDTMQELVNQSKAAPQSPSVPKQPGPPVLTSDPNMLSNEEATAHFEQVLGLAQRSQDELFHIALYNWLIQADLTDKLLEVNSPYLEEHLMHMIKQDQSKVHNMDLLWRYYEKNRNFGKAAHVLARLADMHSTEISLKQRLEYIARAILSAKSSSCISAQASDGEFLHELEEKMELVRIQVQIQETLIRQYSHHPSVKNVISQLDSELMDITKLYGEFADHFKLSECKLAIIHCAGHSDPILVHSLWQEIMEKELSDTVAMSPVDRMRSLSLKLVSLGRIYAGTPRYFPLEFLVKFLEQEVCRLNWDVGFVTSTMQEIGVQLPRLLEVYDQLFKTRDPCWQRLRKPLHLVECIHVLLSGFVDDPSRVQTYDRRRFTNVCLDNICGYLVELQSLSPNSALQQTIGNFKSLQAKLEKLH from the exons ATGCCGTCCAGCGCCGGACCCGGCAGCCTCGCAGCCGCGCTCGCTGAAGCGCTGGAAAACTCTGCACGGCTGATCGACAAACACCTGCAGGATGACCGCTGCTTCCCCGATCTGTCGGAGCTGCTCAGCGTCCCCTCACACA aTATGCCGTCCATCTCTGGAGTGTCAGACATGGACTACCCCCTTCAAGGACCCGGTTTACTGAGTGTGCCGAACCTTCCAGAGCTCAGTGCAGTCCGCCGAGTTCCTCTGCCACCTGAGCTGGTGGAGCAATTCAGCC ATATGCAATGTAATTGCATGATGGGTGTTTTTCCTGAGATCTGTCGAGCATGGCTCACTATTGACAATGACATTTTCATGTGGAATTATGAGGATGG GGGAGATGTGGCCTACTTTGATGGTCTCATTGAAACCATTCTTGCAGTTGGTCtggtaaaaccaaaacaag GAATTTTACAGCCACACATTCACTACCTCCTAGTTTTGGCCACTTCTGTTGATGTGGTGATCCTTGGATTGAGCTTCCCCAAGAGTCAGGCTG GATTGAATGACAGCATGTCTGGTGGGATGCAGTTGCTTCCAGACCCCCTCTTCTCAATCCCAACAGACAACACCTACATCCTTTCCATTACCTCTACAGACCTGGGACGCATCTTCATGGCAGGAAAGGATGGCTGCCTCTATGAGATAGCTTACCAGGCTGAGGCTGGCTGGTTAAGCCAGCGCTGCAGAAAGATTAACCACTCAAAgagctctctctccttcctcatccCCTCGGTGCTccagttttccttttctgaaGATG ACCCCATTGTACAGATTGCCATCGACAACTCCCGCAACACACTATTCACACGCTCTGAGAAAGGTGTCTTACAG GTGTATGATCTGGGTGCTGATGGGCAAGGCATGAGTCGTGTGGCAACCATGTCACAAAACTCAAttgttgctgcagctggaaacatAGCCAG GACAATTGATCGTTCTGTCTTCAAACCCATTGTTCAGATGTCTGTGATTGATAGATCTGAGTCCACAGACTGTCACCTTCTTGCTGTCACTCATGCAG GTGTGCGTCTGTACTTCAGCACCACACCATTTGCTGCTCCACACCAGAAGCATGTAGCCTTTCGACCAAGCCTTCTGGCTTTGGTCCATGTCCGCTTACCACCAGGGTTTTCAGCATCTTCTACCTTGCAGAAACCTGCAAAGGTCCATAAGGCACTTCATAACAAAG GTGTTCTGCTAATGGCTGCTTCCGAGACAGAGGATAATGACATTCTGTGGTGCATCAACCATGACTCCTTTCCCTTCAAGAAACCTCTGATGGAAACTCAG ATGATGTCCAATGTTGATGGGCACTCTTGGGCTCTTTGTGCTATTAATGAGGAGAGACCAACCAAGATTTTTAGTCCTCTAAACAAGGAACAGATCCCAATCACTGATTCACCAGTGGTGGTTCAGCAGCACAATATCCCCCCACAAAAGTTTGTCCTTCTCTCTGCAAAG GGAAgtcatatttttcaaaaactgcGTCCAGTTGATCAGCTCCGTCATTTATTAGTGAGCTGtgctggaggagaaagtgaagaaaTTGAGCGCTTCTTTAAACTGCACAGG GAGGAGCAGGCTTGTGCAACAGCACTGATCCTGGCTTGCTCGAGTGCTGCTTCTGACAGAGAGGTTTCACAATGGGCAACCGGAGCTTTCTTTAG ATATGGAGGGGAAGCACAGATGAGATTCCCTGCAGCTATGGCATCTCCCAGTAATGTTGGACCTGTAATGAGCTCTCCAGCACCTG gCATGGTACCCCCAGCATTGGCCACACCGTTTGCACCGATGCCCTCAGGGTCTGCCCCCATCACACCCATGTCAGTTGGTCCAGAGGTGATTTTCTCGGGGAAACACAATGGCATCTGCATCTACTTTGCTCGCATTCTTGG AAATATTTGGGATGGGAGCCTGGCTGTTGAGAAAACCCTTAGCAAAGGAAATCAGGCAGTCACTATT TTGGAAAGCAGTGTGGGATCATATGATCTGGAGTTGGTCCTTCTGGAGCTCTATGGTTTAAGGGAGTTTCTTGATAAAAACTCACAGTTCAGTCCATCTTCTCTTGGTGCTGCAAG TTTCAGCTCTCCTGCCAACCTGCAGCAAAGACTGCTGGGATTTATGCGCCCTGATGGAGCCAGCTCTCAGCAGGTCCAACAGGAGCTCCAGAGGAAATATCAGA CCAAGGCTCAGGTCTATGACAAAGTGTCCCTGCAGGGCATCCAGCAGTTAGTGCATTGCTCTTATCAGACTCTAGCCCTCTGGAAACTTCTTTGTGATCATCAGTTCAGCCTCATTATGTCTGAACTGCCAAAG GAGTTTCAAGAGCAGATAAAAGGAGCAAGTTTTAAGGATGTAGTGATCCAGGGCAAAGAGCTGTCAGGAGCGCTCATCACTGCACTCATTAATGTCTACATCAAAGATAATGCCCCTGTGGACGCCATCAGCAATCACCTGCGGGACATCTGTCCCCTGCTCTACAGTAGTGATGACAGTGTTTGCTCTAAG GCTAATGAGCTTCTGCAGAGTTCCAAGCAGGTCCAGAATAAAGCTGACAAAGAGAGAACTCTGAGAGAGTCTCTACGTCTCTATCAGCAGATCAGCCAACATACAGACCTGCCACTTGTCTGCTCACAGTATAGACAAG TGCGTTTCTATGAGGGAGTCCTTGAGTTGTGCCTCACAGCAGCAGATAAGAAGGATCCACAGAGACTGGGGCCGCATTTCTACAAGAATGGAGAGCCTGAggaggacagaacaggacagcaGGCCTTCCAGGAGAG ACTTTCCTGTTATAAGTGCATCACAGACACCATGCAGGAGCTGGTAAATCAGAGCAAAGCTGCCCCCCAGTCACCCAGTGTCCCAAAGCAACCTGGCCCACCtgtcctgacctctgaccccaatATGCTCAGTAATGAAGAGGCTACAGCCCAC TTTGAGCAGGTCCTCGGTTTGGCCCAGAGATCTCAAGATGAGCTATTTCACATTGCCTTGTACAACTGGCTGATTCAGGCTGACCTGACTGACAAGCTGCTAGAG GTGAATTCTCCATACCTGGAGGAACACCTGATGCATATGATCAAGCAAGATCAGAGTAAAGTGCACAATATGGACTTGTTGTGGCGTTACTATGAGAAGAACCGTAACTTTGGGAAGGCAGCTCATGTATTGGCCCGCCTCGCTGACATGCACAG cactgagatctcTCTGAAGCAGCGTTTGGAGTATATCGCGCGAGCCATCCTGTCTGCCAAGAGTTCTTCCTGCATCTCGGCTCAGGCCTCTGATGGAGAGTTCCTTCATGAGCTGGAGGAAAAGATGGAG CTGGTGCGTATCCAAGTACAGATCCAGGAGACCCTGATAAGACAGTACTCCCATCATCCttcagtgaaaaatgtaatcTCCCAGTTGGACTCCGAGCTCATGGACATCACCAAG CTTTACGGAGAATTTGCTGACCACTTCAAATTGTCTGAGTGCAAGCTGGCCATCATTCACTGCGCAGGACACTCCGACCCAATCCTGGTGCACTCCCTGTGGCAGGAGATTATGGAGAAAG AACTGAGTGACACCGTGGCCATGAGTCCAGTGGACAGGATGAGGTCTCTTAGTTTGAAACTGGTATCACTAGGCAGGATTTATGCTGGAACACCAAGATATTTCCCTCTGG AGTTCCTGGTGAAGTTTCTGGAGCAGGAGGTGTGTCGACTGAACTGGGATGTGGGATTTGTCACTTCCACAATGCAGGAGATTGGAGTGCAGTTGCCACGTCTTCTGGAGGTCTATGACCAACTCTTCAAAACACGG GATCCTTGCTGGCAGCGGCTGAGGAAACCGCTACACCTGGTGGAGTGTATCCATGTGCTTCTCTCAGGATTCGTAGATGATCCAAGCAGAGTACAAACCTATGACAG ACGCAGATTCACTAATGTGTGTCTCGACAACATCTGCGGATACCTCGTGGAGCTGCAGTCTCTGAGCCCGAACTCAGCCTTGCAACAAACTATTGGCAACTTTAAGTCTCTGCAGGCTAAACTAGAGAAACTCCACTGA